A genomic stretch from Pseudomonas mendocina includes:
- a CDS encoding integrase domain-containing protein, producing the protein MCAQASRLSELKLKAAKPKEKDYILVDGDGLQMRVRSNGSKLWNFNYYHPVTKKRINMGLGAYPELSLAQARKMTVEARELLATGIDPKEERDNLKQAKRAATEHTFQNVATAWYELKKDSVTQAYAEDIWRSLTLHVFPDLGTAPISAINAPQVINLLRPLETKGSLETVKRLTQRLNEIMTYGVNSGLIHANPLSGIRSVFKKPKKKNMAALPPDELSELMLAIANASIKRTTRCLIEWQLHTMTRPAEAATTRWADIDFEKKIWTIPAERMKKRRTHMIPLTEQALALLEAIKPYSGHREYVFPADRNPRTHCNSQTANMALKRMGFEGRLVSHGMRSMASTILNEHGWDPELIEVALAHVDKDEVRSAYNRADYIERRRPMMAWWSGHIQEAATGNLSMSAIKENRDRKVVSIR; encoded by the coding sequence ATGTGCGCTCAAGCCTCTCGCCTTTCTGAGCTCAAGCTCAAAGCTGCCAAGCCCAAGGAAAAGGATTACATCCTGGTCGACGGTGATGGATTACAAATGCGAGTGAGAAGCAATGGCTCTAAGCTGTGGAATTTCAACTATTACCACCCAGTAACCAAGAAGCGCATCAACATGGGGCTTGGTGCATACCCTGAGCTGTCACTTGCCCAGGCAAGGAAAATGACCGTTGAAGCAAGGGAGCTTCTTGCCACCGGCATCGACCCCAAAGAAGAGCGGGACAATCTGAAGCAAGCCAAGAGGGCTGCAACAGAACACACGTTTCAGAACGTAGCTACCGCCTGGTATGAGCTGAAAAAAGACTCCGTGACACAGGCTTACGCCGAGGACATCTGGCGCTCACTGACGCTGCACGTTTTCCCGGACTTAGGTACGGCTCCGATCTCAGCCATCAATGCACCACAGGTCATCAACCTGCTTCGGCCGCTCGAAACCAAGGGCAGCCTTGAGACCGTTAAACGGCTGACGCAACGGCTCAACGAGATCATGACCTACGGGGTCAACTCGGGACTGATCCATGCCAACCCGCTCAGCGGCATCCGCTCTGTCTTCAAGAAACCAAAAAAGAAAAACATGGCGGCACTGCCCCCAGACGAGCTGAGCGAGCTCATGTTGGCAATTGCCAATGCCAGCATAAAAAGAACGACCCGTTGCCTGATCGAATGGCAGCTTCACACCATGACCCGACCAGCGGAAGCAGCTACCACTCGATGGGCAGACATCGACTTCGAAAAGAAAATCTGGACGATCCCGGCTGAGCGGATGAAGAAACGCCGCACGCACATGATTCCGCTCACGGAACAGGCCCTCGCGTTACTGGAAGCAATCAAGCCTTACAGCGGCCATCGTGAATACGTATTCCCCGCAGACCGGAACCCTCGCACCCACTGCAACAGCCAGACCGCCAATATGGCGCTGAAGCGCATGGGTTTCGAAGGGCGATTGGTCAGCCATGGCATGCGTTCAATGGCCAGCACCATCCTCAACGAACACGGCTGGGATCCTGAACTGATCGAAGTAGCGCTTGCCCACGTCGACAAGGACGAGGTTCGCAGCGCTTACAACCGGGCGGACTACATCGAGCGCAGACGCCCGATGATGGCTTGGTGGAGCGGACACATCCAGGAAGCAGCTACCGGCAACCTTTCGATGTCAGCTATCAAGGAAAATCGGGACAGAAAGGTAGTTTCGATACGCTGA
- a CDS encoding ATP-binding protein, whose protein sequence is MPRYPLRQWIWRAFVQSALIPLVLVESVLIAAYMLTNAEIRDSQVEYLQQSALEHLSTAALRESNLMARRLQSIESQVAVFRDMTWQALHDTTFTPDEVERERHAVTEDGVFYTSTDNGRAASFYANSTPLAKQDHGKALRLSQLDPLMKSFHASTPRIASLYFNSWDSYNRIYPFFMTPKQYPHDMVIPDYNFYYLADAKHNPERKVVWTDVYLDPAGMGWMLSSIAPVYTDDFLEGVVGMDFTVGQILEGIDTLQVPWDGYSMLVDRDGNILVLPRDGEDDFGLTELLGYSYAEAVRREVLKPKDFSLSLYPNLQPLLTAMKEGQESVVEVELEGKQKLVSWATIPQTGWKLLMVVDKENIFTETHRLAQHYLNVGYMLIAGLVLFYLLFFALMWMRTRRLSEQLADPIKEVVGMMRGVGRGDYPSELPNSPIREIHSMARAVVETGKQLQGSEAQRLEAQHILDLVMESTTESLWTIDITTLSITLSERFVTRFGLSPDKMTLSDFNQRMHPDDLERVRHLRQLFGSSQEERYEAEYRYADPNGDYVWLLSRGRVLERDADGHALRIAGTHVDITRLKQVQEELRRASLDAQAASQAKSRFLSSMSHELRTPLNAIHGFGQLIEMEAEGRTDARAEADYAREIINASRHLTSLVDDILDLSSIENRRQQLKLQPVEIGALLHGCAELVLPEAQKRQLQLHVLAENDTGLYVQADMRRIRQVILNLLSNAIKYSSPNGLVNLGYEVRPDAVRLWVEDNGAGLSPEQQANLFQPFQRLGRENSTIPGTGIGLVLSRELATLMGGEIGFESSTGRGSRFWIDLPGAASPCAVAETTVEPVAAHPPLLAEVLCVEDHPASLKVVKEVLREFAQVRGVSTVMQAQSELEAYTPALVVLDLDLPDGDGHQVLDFMRTTPRLSRVPVLVISAVTDEKLFVESRKRGAQACLSKPVDLHQLRRVAISLLGQAL, encoded by the coding sequence ATGCCGCGATACCCCCTGCGTCAGTGGATCTGGCGAGCTTTTGTTCAGAGTGCCTTGATACCGTTGGTGCTTGTTGAGTCTGTACTGATTGCGGCCTACATGCTTACGAATGCAGAAATCCGCGATTCTCAGGTTGAATACTTGCAGCAAAGTGCGTTGGAGCATCTGTCCACCGCGGCGCTGCGTGAAAGTAATCTGATGGCCAGGCGTCTGCAGTCAATTGAGTCTCAGGTCGCTGTGTTTCGTGACATGACCTGGCAGGCGTTGCATGACACAACGTTTACGCCTGATGAGGTCGAGCGCGAGCGGCATGCTGTGACCGAGGATGGTGTCTTCTATACGTCGACTGATAACGGGCGTGCTGCGTCGTTTTATGCCAATAGCACACCGTTAGCCAAGCAGGACCATGGCAAAGCTCTGCGCTTGTCTCAGCTAGACCCTCTGATGAAGTCGTTTCATGCATCTACTCCGCGAATAGCCTCGCTCTATTTCAACAGCTGGGACAGCTATAACCGCATCTATCCATTTTTTATGACACCCAAGCAGTATCCCCATGACATGGTGATACCGGATTACAACTTCTATTACCTGGCCGATGCGAAGCACAACCCCGAGCGCAAGGTAGTCTGGACCGATGTCTATCTGGACCCTGCCGGGATGGGATGGATGCTGTCCTCCATTGCGCCTGTGTATACCGATGACTTCCTGGAGGGGGTCGTTGGGATGGATTTCACGGTCGGCCAAATCTTAGAGGGCATCGATACGTTGCAAGTGCCTTGGGATGGCTACTCCATGTTGGTAGACCGCGATGGGAACATTTTGGTGTTACCGCGTGATGGAGAGGACGACTTTGGCTTGACCGAGTTGCTGGGATATTCCTACGCGGAGGCTGTGCGTCGTGAGGTGTTAAAGCCAAAGGATTTCAGCTTGTCACTCTATCCGAATCTGCAACCGCTGCTGACTGCGATGAAAGAAGGGCAGGAAAGCGTTGTGGAGGTCGAGCTGGAAGGCAAACAAAAGTTGGTGTCTTGGGCGACGATCCCGCAGACCGGCTGGAAACTCCTAATGGTGGTCGACAAGGAGAATATTTTTACTGAGACCCATCGTCTTGCTCAGCACTACTTAAACGTTGGGTACATGCTGATTGCTGGGCTCGTGCTGTTCTATCTGTTGTTCTTTGCTCTGATGTGGATGCGTACGCGCCGTTTAAGCGAGCAGTTGGCTGACCCGATTAAAGAGGTTGTCGGGATGATGCGAGGGGTGGGGCGTGGGGATTACCCATCCGAGCTACCTAACAGCCCAATCAGGGAAATCCACAGCATGGCAAGAGCGGTGGTTGAGACAGGAAAGCAGTTACAGGGCAGTGAAGCTCAGCGGCTTGAGGCCCAGCATATTCTCGACCTCGTCATGGAAAGCACGACTGAAAGTCTGTGGACCATTGATATAACCACGTTGAGCATCACACTCAGTGAGCGTTTCGTTACCCGATTCGGTCTGTCCCCCGACAAAATGACCCTGTCAGACTTTAATCAACGCATGCACCCGGATGATTTGGAGCGTGTGCGGCATTTGCGTCAACTCTTCGGTAGCAGTCAGGAGGAGCGGTACGAGGCTGAGTACAGGTATGCTGATCCAAATGGTGACTATGTCTGGCTTCTCAGCCGTGGGCGAGTACTGGAGCGCGATGCAGATGGACATGCCCTGCGTATTGCGGGGACGCATGTCGATATCACCCGCTTGAAGCAGGTGCAGGAGGAATTACGTCGGGCCAGCTTGGATGCGCAGGCGGCCAGTCAGGCCAAGAGCCGCTTTCTTTCAAGCATGAGTCACGAGCTGCGTACTCCACTGAATGCGATCCATGGATTTGGTCAGCTCATTGAGATGGAAGCAGAAGGGCGTACCGATGCTCGGGCTGAAGCGGACTATGCGCGAGAGATCATCAATGCTAGCCGTCACCTCACGTCTCTGGTGGATGACATACTTGATTTGTCCAGTATCGAGAATCGCCGCCAGCAGTTAAAGCTGCAACCCGTTGAGATAGGTGCGCTGTTGCATGGCTGCGCTGAGCTGGTGCTGCCCGAGGCTCAAAAGCGCCAGCTGCAACTGCACGTTTTGGCAGAGAACGACACGGGGTTGTATGTGCAGGCGGATATGCGCCGCATTCGCCAAGTCATCCTCAATCTACTGTCCAATGCGATTAAGTACAGCAGCCCAAATGGCTTGGTAAATTTGGGTTATGAGGTGCGACCTGATGCTGTTCGTTTGTGGGTTGAAGACAATGGTGCAGGACTAAGTCCGGAGCAGCAGGCCAATCTGTTCCAGCCCTTCCAGCGTTTGGGACGAGAAAACTCAACCATTCCGGGGACCGGTATAGGCTTGGTGTTGAGTCGCGAGCTAGCCACGTTGATGGGCGGTGAAATTGGCTTCGAGAGTTCTACAGGGCGCGGCAGCCGGTTCTGGATAGACTTGCCGGGAGCTGCAAGTCCCTGTGCTGTGGCTGAGACCACGGTTGAGCCGGTAGCCGCACACCCACCTTTGTTAGCTGAAGTGTTGTGTGTTGAGGATCACCCGGCGAGCCTTAAGGTTGTGAAGGAAGTTTTGCGTGAGTTTGCTCAGGTCAGAGGTGTCTCAACTGTCATGCAGGCTCAGTCAGAGCTAGAGGCCTATACGCCTGCATTAGTGGTTCTGGATTTGGATTTGCCAGATGGTGACGGCCATCAGGTGCTGGATTTCATGCGCACGACACCGCGCCTGAGCCGTGTGCCTGTCTTGGTCATCAGTGCAGTAACGGATGAAAAACTGTTTGTAGAGTCGCGCAAGCGTGGGGCTCAGGCCTGCTTAAGTAAGCCGGTTGATCTGCACCAGCTAAGGCGTGTGGCGATCAGTTTGCTGGGGCAGGCTTTGTAA